Within the Cydia pomonella isolate Wapato2018A chromosome 3, ilCydPomo1, whole genome shotgun sequence genome, the region AATTTCCCGGTCTCGAAACTCATTCATTAAATTGTTAAGTCAAAATCGATCGTCTGCAATCAGCACGATCTAGGCACAATAGCTCTACCGGTATTTAAAGATAACGAAAGTTCGCTTGCATTGCAATAGTTAGGCGCTTTCACTCACTCGCACCGCGGCTACCACCGATTGTCGATCATTACGAGTATAAAGCCATCAGAATCCGTCTGGTGGTTAAAGTGCAGTGGGTTCAGCCAGCAGAGTTTTGAAAATTCATACTTAGCggtttttttaatcataataaagttgccaaaaatataaatagcaatCTTGAAacctttctctagtaactttatcgattcgaaacctgatgATTAAACAACTATTACTCGATAGAAAGGTCTAAAACGCGCCATTaaaaattgtacctatttttgcacaaaagctattaACATGAAAATTGCTCCTAAGAATacgtaattttattttcgatGGAACTCGTCGATTATCCTTTTATTGTTAAacctaactaaaaataacaattcaaaaacaaggatatccgcgatcccggcCACACACGGCTAtccgctcagtgctcagcgagGTGTGTTCGAAAAAGGGAACTCACGGCGCCTTAAGCCAAGCTTTGAGCATTTATTATCTAATGTTCATTCGAGTAACTATAGTACCGTAGCGGCGGTAAGCCGGTCAGTTGCTGCCGGCAATGCAGTCACCTTTAGCCCCCTTTGAACCATAATGCAACGGCTGCTGCACCCATtgtaaatgaaatataaatccTTTGAAATTGATCTGATAGGCACTAGATTTGCTATTCCTATACTTTATAATAACCCAGAACAAGTCGATTTACTTATAAGAATCTCGGGGTAATCTATTCATACGTTTCGTTATTTTAAACTGTAACTTAATATCAGCAAAAACGGGAGTGGCATAGCACCCACAATTTAATGCGTTTATGGGTAAGTAATATTTTGCGGTGCGAATAACTCTAGTTATCAACAAATTGATCGTGCGATATGACCCGCAGTGATCCAACTTTTACGTAATCCGAGCTTCCATAGCCATCTTGCATAATGTTGTAATTAGGCTGTGTAGGTACTTTACCTTCACAGGCGTTCAGAGTGTTGACCATTAATCTCTAATTGAAGTACATTTTAATATTCACGGCAGAATGCTTAGGTACCACtgcattttaaagtaaaaaataattgttactaAACATAATCTCTAAAACTTTGAACCTCAAGTTATGTATATGTAACTCAACGTATTTAACAGCCTATACTTACGtacctacattaaaattaaaaggtgCTTACTGAATCAATGCCAATATGTTATGAAACACTAGCAAAAGCACAGCAAAAGACGTCACGGTTAAGTTActtactctttatagttctatacgatttattaaatagaaatttaaCTGAACTTACAAAAACTTATTCCAAATCCCAAATGTTGAATGAAGACTTAACGGTCATAATGTTAGTTAAGACGAAGTTATGTGTTATGTACTAAAGGCGACTTAGGCGACTTAACATAAGAGGAAGCTGTACAATACAAACAATagagtaataaatatataaatagatataagaaagaaaataacttaagagcaattcctagctgagcaacttttcaaatctcgaatttttgaagctatgtttctgtcgcgctgcggtgggcgggagctatctaagtgtgagtgcgcgcacacagatgcgagactCCAGTgcccgctcattgcgcgccgttccgtcgacatcgcccgcgagccgaacggaatttatcctgcgctgcccgatgcaagttgtttttgttgttatcacatgatattgtttttcatttttatattatactgtatctagtaattaccatataggtaaaaactgcaaaaaagaatgatgtccctgcttcggtcgtcgtcgtacagtcaagtgcaaaaatatgtatggaaagaatcgtctcataaatatggtactacgcttttattacactggaataagatgctatgggacatatttttgagtaagatgtgtacacccatatttttacacttgactgtacccatccgtttttgtaagtaggtataaatatatggctaaactacaatctatttaacttgtagtacgatggggctaaacttgggccgccttattgaagaacgtatcgcaatgacaatctgggtaaagtatgttgggataatgccggacaattttgggaccaattgagagaactcgtgagaaaatgttttttcgagatctcagcacgtgacagattcttgaagtacggagcgaatcgttaaataataaccgtagattcgttCGTATCcgtaggtccggtgtctacccttctccaatgtatataaattacattacagccaccaataattacaaacttaaaaattgtcaacgaaagtttttttttcgtatttttgtgtccgatcttaaccctgatataaaaattggtaaaattgtggctctcaaactttgatacctatgtcataagacaatttgataagtaaacaatgtgctaagaaacctcttattgtaaggtttacccgaagtaataaagtaagaaaaaccactaaaataatacataggtttcgaagttttgacaatttaagatctcgtgaagtgtacaggtttagtgaaagtgtaaatgtattgtttattgaaaggaatgtactggaagatattaagtacttaagtaggagggacaaaaatcaaaataaaaaataatcgtgcccagtcatttttaatgaaggtcgccaaaaaaataagaatcaaacttagaaatcaaaaagattaagtagttctttaaaaaggtcaaggttttttttttaatactacgttggtggcaaacaagcatacggcccgcctggtggtaagcagtatccgtagcctatgtacgcctgcaactccaaaggagttacatgcgcgttgccgaccctaaccccctcccaccctcgttgagctcactgagagcccatcttgaagtatagaaaataagtaaaattgtgattttgttggtataattttgcaattatgtatatatatagttgatatacaatcttttttttataaaatgtaaggatcgtatgtaaagagtaaagtaaatatataggaaaagagagccctcttgaagcattttaaggaaactaatttcgaagccctatctctattttgtatcctaaactagctatgtatgattttgttatacaattttattcaacatgtatcatcatccctatacaatataaataccctttattgcacacctcgataaaagaaaacagaaacataagcacaggtaaacaacatgcggtcttatcgctaaaaatcgatctcttccaggcaacctttgggttgcggaaattaaaaaaaattacattgtcagtaagtaggtgtacatacacatacaatatacaaacatacaaaatagactgccaaaatctcttccttttgatttaccgtcgcgctggtagtggtactggataaaaataatggtacgaaagtgtgatcaagaaaacaataaatatgataattaagtaggtcagtaggtaaattgaagaaaatttaaagtttgactatcactgctgtttttgaaataggtaaagatcggattgtttctttccgatctttacctggaagggtcaagatcggatagcggtctacagcagtgctaggtctgttaacacaattacaaaaacaaacacagtttcatcacagtacgcaaaataaattacaggtcgaagatcggatagaagaaagaattcgcgaaatttaccttgctctctgtgattgcgcatagtacaagcccgactccctgagcgacgcgggaacactggcagtcgaggcgcaatgaaatggcgtcttacacaatgttgccaacattaaaaaataaagccaaattatggagaaatgaatgtcctacgttcttcacccgcatccggtatttacccaacataccttaatcgttgaaccgccgcatttcaaaatggcccttattttgatatcggctagccgtaatgtaatacgcgatacttatatgtatataaatccccttgtcaatgtaatttcatttaatttgctatctagtggcaaacatcaatgtagttatcttttacttgtgacgcacaagtatgagcaatgtaaaatgtactatatttctaaaaaaaatttacttgtttattgtgattatacgtagtaaaagaaaatgtgattattaaattataatacgaaaggtggtcaaatcgcaaaatgctgtcgttttatttaaaataatgaaataattagaccagttccgaaagtaccgggaaatcccggttctttaaaacagtaccggttctgcaatccctaataaggatgttatgcccatcactattccttctgtgtacgtatatttagaaactgtctccgcctccaattcgtgcgataaggacaactgcagctcggaccgaaattcacacgcaaaaaactcaaaaatcgaggtttcgctctcgactgtttcctcctccaaatcacaaccaatcattatgaaattttggaaattgcaagaggaagaaataatctatgccgctatgttttgattttttggatatttgttgtcatatttgtatactgtgcctttttttacagccaattcaattgagccgtttttgcgattttcgaggcgctgtaattttcttcaaaataaaataatccaaaaaagcaaaacatagcggcacagatattgatgatattgatcttatttgaaaaaatcattgctctaggtaaaaaaagggaggaaacagtcgagagcgtttgtatggaaaaatcacaactaggaattcctcttaacatGTAAAACCACTGAACCTTTGTatcattgaaataaaataaaaacaacctgCCCCAAAAAATCCCAGTCGACATAAAAGTAGACAGAGTAGCGTACCTGGGAATCCCAGCACCCAAAGTCATGAAAGATGAAGGATAAATGAAAGATAGTGTAATGTATGTGGGTAGACTTATGCTACCACAATAGAGGGTAGATTTCGTACCTGTCTTCGTCGATCGATTAAATGCAATACCGAACGGACGTGTTTCAGTGATCTCCTCATATCCTGGATTCCCTGGGCCCTAAGCAGATATTTCTCAGTGGCGACGAGAACAATTGGACACTAGTGCATTTTAAAAGTGTAAAGTTCGTGATAAACAGTGTACGACATGCCTGTGGGAAAAGTCGGACCGTTTGACCTTGTCAATGACAATTGGGAGCTGTATGTTGACCGTTTAGAACAATATTTCGTTGCAAACGATGTTAAAAACGAAGTGAAAGTGGCTACACTAATAACAGTGATGGGCGGAAATGCGTATGAACTTATGGTGAATTTGTGCACACCCGCGAAACCGGCGAGCAAAACATATGACCAGCTGGTCGCGCTGATGAAAGGTCATCTAAATCCAAAGCCGAGTTTGCTCGCAGAACGTTTTAAATTCCGTCAACGTGTGCAAAAGCGTGATGAAAGTATTGCGAACTTTGTAACGGAtcttaaaaaattaagtaaggACTGCAGTTTCGCAGGGGATAGCTTGAAGGAGAACTTGAGGGATCAGTTCGTGTGCGGCCTATTAAACGACGACATCAGACAGAAGCTGTTCACGGAGGACGACACGATCACGTTCGACCGGGCGTACAAGCTCGCCGTGTCCATGGAGGCGGCCGAGGTCAACGCGGCGCTAGTAGAAGACTGTGCTCGGAATCGAACCAGCGACAGTATACCAGCGGCGGGCGCGACGACAGCCGTGCATCATTTGGGTCGGGCGAGCCGGGGCCGGGCGGCGGCGGACGGCGGTCGAGCGGCGGGAACAGCGGGCCGCGGGAAGATAACGGTCGGCGGCGGTCCAAGCGCCATGAGCGGAGCGGGCAGCGGAAAGATGCGAGGCTTcggtcaaaataataatatggatTTAGATGGAACGTGTAAGGTGTGCGGATCAAAGCATGAAGCCGACAGATGCAAATTCAGGAAGTATGTCTGTCGAGTATGTAACCAAGAAGGACACTTAAAAAGGGTGTGTCCTAGGCTGCGCGGAAGTTCGTCCCTATACAACGTGACGGAAGAGAAGGTTGTGTATTTGGACCATTCGGACAGCAGCGAAAGCGACGAGGTAAACAATTTTTCACTAAATAGCAGCGAATCGTTTGTGTGTGAGCCATACACCATAGATGTTAACATTGCGGGGAAGTGGTTaaatatggaaatagacacaggTAGTGCGATTTCGTGCATAAGTTTAGAATgctataaaaaattgtttactcATTGCAAAATACAAAGAAGTAATTTAGTGCTGAATTATTATACAGATATAAAGGTAAAACCTGTAGGTAAAATAACACCTAAAGTGCAGTGCAATGGTTTTTGTAAAGAATTAGACTTATACGTCATTGAAAATGGCAAAACTAGCCTTTTAGGTAGGCGTTGGATAAGGGCATTTAATATCATTGATAGGTCAAAATTGGTATGTAAACAAATTGCTAATGTGAACAAGTTGTTTGATGAGACTGAATTCAGTTCCAGATACTGTGAGGTGTTTGCGGAGGGCTTGGGCCGGTTCACCGGGGGCACGGTCGGGTTCCACCTGCGGCCGCACGCGCGGCCGGTGTTCCTGCGCGCGCGCCCCCTGGCGTACGCGCTGCGCGAGCCGGTGGAGCGCGCGCTCGAGCAGATGGTGCGCGACGGCATCATCACGCCTGTCGCCACCTCCGACTGGGCCACGCCGATAGTGCCGGTAGTTAAAAAAGATGGCACCATACGGGTATGTGCTGATTTTAAGTTAACGCTAAATAAAAGTTTAGAAGTGGACCACTATCCTTTACCGAAAGTAGAAGATTTGCTAACTAAATTGCACGGGGGAAGTAAGTTCACTAAATTAGACCTGTCGCAAGCTTACGCCCAGTTTGAATTGGATGATGAGTCTAAGAAATATACGGTAATTAACACCCACAGGGGTTTATTTATGTACAATAGACTGATATATGGGCTAGCCTCT harbors:
- the LOC133515997 gene encoding uncharacterized protein LOC133515997 → MPVGKVGPFDLVNDNWELYVDRLEQYFVANDVKNEVKVATLITVMGGNAYELMVNLCTPAKPASKTYDQLVALMKGHLNPKPSLLAERFKFRQRVQKRDESIANFVTDLKKLSKDCSFAGDSLKENLRDQFVCGLLNDDIRQKLFTEDDTITFDRAYKLAVSMEAAEVNAALVEDCARNRTSDSIPAAGATTAVHHLGRASRGRAAADGGRAAGTAGRGKITVGGGPSAMSGAGSGKMRGFGQNNNMDLDGTCKVCGSKHEADRCKFRKYVCRVCNQEGHLKRVCPRLRGSSSLYNVTEEKVVYLDHSDSSESDEFQIL